One window of Lytechinus variegatus isolate NC3 chromosome 2, Lvar_3.0, whole genome shotgun sequence genomic DNA carries:
- the LOC121406895 gene encoding glutathione hydrolase light chain 1-like has translation MDDFSKPGVPNFFGLPPSPSNFIEPGKRPMSSMTPVIVVDDDGDVELVVGAAGGTTITTATSLMTMEDLWFESTLACGGNRSRIHQQLLPSQTFYEPGYQQGRLGVVDGLTEKGQDMQKIGGVYAIAQAIARLEDGQLEAYSDTRRDGIPDGY, from the exons ATGGACGACTTCTCCAAGCCTGGGGTACCTAACTTCTTTGGACTGCCGCCCTCACCGTCAAACTTCATTGAGCCTGGAAAGCGACCAATGTCGTCAATGACTCCTGTCATAGTCGTGGATGACGATGGAGATGTTGAGTTGGTGGTTGGTGCAGCAGGAGGAACAACCATCACCACGGCAACAAGTCTG atGACAATGGAGGATCTTTGGTTCGAGTCAACTCTTGCATGTGGAGGAAACAGAAGTCGTATTCATCAGCAGCTTCTTCCCAGTCAAACATTCTATGAGCCAGGATATCAACAAGGTAGGTTG GGCGTTGTCGATGGTCTCACCGAGAAAGGTCAAGACATGCAGAAGATTGGAGGCGTCTATGCTATCGCCCAAGCTATCGCCCGTTTGGAAGATGGTCAGCTAGAAGCTTACTCAGATACACGAAGAGATGGAATACCTGACGGATACTAG
- the LOC121406896 gene encoding glutathione hydrolase 1 proenzyme-like, whose protein sequence is MYENERDDASQIGGLAIAVPGEIMGYWEAHQRFGRLPWRDLFGPSIELAENGFTVGPDLAKTMAMKQFSDLATSDPGFSEIMLDEDLSLLQAGDTMYRRKLAETMRVVAEEGAQAFYNGPLAAKIAAEIQEVGGIISVADLNQYHVAVKEPLSIDINGLTAYVCPPPCSGAVFSLIMNILEGYGFTAESRRSVQNETLTYHRIIEAFKFAFAKRSALGDEDFVDVEDVRI, encoded by the exons ATGTACGAAAATGAGAGGGATGATGCATCACAGATCG GTGGCCTTGCTATCGCAGTCCCTGGGGAGATAATGGGATACTGGGAGGCTCATCAAAGGTTCGGTAGACTTCCTTGGAGAGACCTCTTCGGACCTTCCATTGAACTTGCAGAGAATGGTTTCACCGTTGGCCCGGACCTTGCAAAGACCATGGCTATGAAACAGTTTTCCGACCTTGCTACAAGCGACCCAGGCTTTAG TGAAATAATGCTAGACGAGGATTTAAGCCTTCTGCAGGCGGGCGACACGATGTACAGACGGAAATTGGCCGAGACAATGAGAGTGGTAGCCGAAGAGGGCGCCCAGGCCTTTTATAATGGACCTCTAGCTGCTAAAATTGCAGCCGAGATTCAAGAAGTCG GTGGAATCATTAGTGTGGCTGATCTTAATCAGTATCACGTAGCCGTGAAAGAACCTCTAAGCATAGACATCAATGGTTTGACGGCATATGTCTGTCCACCGCCGTGCAGTGGGGCGGTGTTTTCTCTAATCATGAACATACTAGAAG GTTATGGATTTACTGCTGAAAGCCGGAGATCTGTCCAAAACGAAACACTGACCTACCATCGAATCATCGAGGCGTTCAAGTTTGCCTTTGCCAAGAGGAGTGCTTTGGGTGACGAAGACTTTGTAGATGTCGAAGATGTGAGAATCTAA